In Rattus rattus isolate New Zealand chromosome 9, Rrattus_CSIRO_v1, whole genome shotgun sequence, a genomic segment contains:
- the Sstr2 gene encoding somatostatin receptor type 2 isoform X2, translating into MELTSEQFNGSQVWIPSPFDLNGSLGPSNGSNQTEPYYDMTSNAVLTFIYFVVCVVGLCGNTLVIYVILRYAKMKTITNIYILNLAIADELFMLGLPFLAMQVALVHWPFGKAICRVVMTVDGINQFTSIFCLTVMSIDRYLAVVHPIKSAKWRRPRTAKMINVAVWGVSLLVILPIMIYAGLRSNQWGRSSCTINWPGESGAWYTGFIIYAFILGFLVPLTIICLCYLFIIIKVKSSGIRVGSSKRKKSEKKVTRMVSIVVAVFIFCWLPFYIFNVSSVSVAISPTPALKGMFDFVVILTYANSCANPILYAFLSDNFKKSFQNVLCLVKADNSKSGEEDTMAWV; encoded by the exons ATGGAGTTGACCTCTGAGCAGTTCAACGGGAGCCAAGTGTGGATACCTTCTCCCTTTGACCTCAACGGCTCACTGGGGCCAAGCAATGGCTCCAACCAGACAGAGCCGTACTACGACATGACAAGCAACGCGGTCCTCACGTTCATCTACTTCGTGGTGTGCGTGGTGGGGCTGTGCGGCAACACGCTCGTCATCTACGTCATCCTCCGCTACGCCAAGATGAAAACCATCACCAACATTTACATCCTCAACCTGGCCATCGCAGATGAACTCTTCATGCTGGGGCTGCCCTTCTTGGCCATGCAGGTGGCGCTGGTCCACTGGCCTTTTGGCAAGGCCATCTGCCGGGTGGTCATGACTGTGGACGGTATCAACCAGTTCACCAGTATCTTCTGCTTGACGGTCATGAGCATCGACCGTTACCTGGCCGTGGTCCACCCCATTAAGTCAGCCAAATGGAGGCGACCCCGGACAGCCAAGATGATCAACGTGGCTGTGTGGGGTGTGTCCCTGCTTGTCATTTTGCCCATCATGATATACGCTGGCCTCCGGAGCAACCAGTGGGGTAGGAGCAGCTGCACCATCAACTGGCCGGGCGAATCCGGGGCATGGTACACGGGTTTCATTATCTACGCCTTCATCCTGGGGTTCCTGGTACCCCTAACCATCATCTGTCTCTGCTACCtgttcatcatcatcaaggtgaaGTCCTCTGGGATCCGAGTGGGGTCGTCCAAGAggaaaaagtcagagaaaaaggTGACCCGAATGGTATCCATCGTGGTGGCTGTCTTCATCTTCTGCTGGCTTCCCTTCTACATCTTCAACGTCTCGTCCGTGTCTGTGGCCAtcagccccacccctgccctgaaAGGCATGTTTGACTTTGTGGTTATCCTCACCTACGCCAACAGCTGCGCCAACCCCATCCTGTACGCCTTCTTGTCCGACAACTTCAAGAAgagcttccagaatgttctttgcTTGGTCAAG GCAGACAATTCAAAGTCTGGAGAAGAGGACACGATGGCCTGGGTGTGA
- the Sstr2 gene encoding somatostatin receptor type 2 isoform X1 → MELTSEQFNGSQVWIPSPFDLNGSLGPSNGSNQTEPYYDMTSNAVLTFIYFVVCVVGLCGNTLVIYVILRYAKMKTITNIYILNLAIADELFMLGLPFLAMQVALVHWPFGKAICRVVMTVDGINQFTSIFCLTVMSIDRYLAVVHPIKSAKWRRPRTAKMINVAVWGVSLLVILPIMIYAGLRSNQWGRSSCTINWPGESGAWYTGFIIYAFILGFLVPLTIICLCYLFIIIKVKSSGIRVGSSKRKKSEKKVTRMVSIVVAVFIFCWLPFYIFNVSSVSVAISPTPALKGMFDFVVILTYANSCANPILYAFLSDNFKKSFQNVLCLVKVSGTEDGERSDSKQDKSRLNETTETQRTLLNGDLQTSI, encoded by the coding sequence ATGGAGTTGACCTCTGAGCAGTTCAACGGGAGCCAAGTGTGGATACCTTCTCCCTTTGACCTCAACGGCTCACTGGGGCCAAGCAATGGCTCCAACCAGACAGAGCCGTACTACGACATGACAAGCAACGCGGTCCTCACGTTCATCTACTTCGTGGTGTGCGTGGTGGGGCTGTGCGGCAACACGCTCGTCATCTACGTCATCCTCCGCTACGCCAAGATGAAAACCATCACCAACATTTACATCCTCAACCTGGCCATCGCAGATGAACTCTTCATGCTGGGGCTGCCCTTCTTGGCCATGCAGGTGGCGCTGGTCCACTGGCCTTTTGGCAAGGCCATCTGCCGGGTGGTCATGACTGTGGACGGTATCAACCAGTTCACCAGTATCTTCTGCTTGACGGTCATGAGCATCGACCGTTACCTGGCCGTGGTCCACCCCATTAAGTCAGCCAAATGGAGGCGACCCCGGACAGCCAAGATGATCAACGTGGCTGTGTGGGGTGTGTCCCTGCTTGTCATTTTGCCCATCATGATATACGCTGGCCTCCGGAGCAACCAGTGGGGTAGGAGCAGCTGCACCATCAACTGGCCGGGCGAATCCGGGGCATGGTACACGGGTTTCATTATCTACGCCTTCATCCTGGGGTTCCTGGTACCCCTAACCATCATCTGTCTCTGCTACCtgttcatcatcatcaaggtgaaGTCCTCTGGGATCCGAGTGGGGTCGTCCAAGAggaaaaagtcagagaaaaaggTGACCCGAATGGTATCCATCGTGGTGGCTGTCTTCATCTTCTGCTGGCTTCCCTTCTACATCTTCAACGTCTCGTCCGTGTCTGTGGCCAtcagccccacccctgccctgaaAGGCATGTTTGACTTTGTGGTTATCCTCACCTACGCCAACAGCTGCGCCAACCCCATCCTGTACGCCTTCTTGTCCGACAACTTCAAGAAgagcttccagaatgttctttgcTTGGTCAAGGTGAGTGGTACGGAGGATGGGGAGCGGAGCGACAGTAAGCAGGACAAATCCCGGCTGAATGAGACCACGGAGACCCAGAGGACCCTCCTCAATGGAGACCTCCAAACCAGTATCTGA